In Corvus moneduloides isolate bCorMon1 chromosome 3, bCorMon1.pri, whole genome shotgun sequence, one DNA window encodes the following:
- the LBH gene encoding protein LBH — MSVLCPLPCADYLKSAEMTEVMMNTPAMDEIGLSPRKDGLSYQIFPDPSDFDRYCKLKDRLPSIVVEPTEGDVESGELRWPPEEFLVQEEDEEEEEENCEDAKKDNKEQ; from the exons ATGTCTGTGCTGTGCCCCCTGCCCTG CGCTGATTATCTGAAATCCGCTGAAATGACTGAAGTGATGATGAACACCCCAGCCATGGATGAGATCGGATTAAGCCCCCGCAAGGATGGGCTGTCGTATCAG ATCTTCCCTGACCCCTCGGACTTTGATCGTTACTGTAAGCTGAAGGACCGCCTGCCCTCCATTGTGGTGGAGCCCACGGAGGGGGATGTGGAGAGCGGGGAGCTGAGATGGCCGCCTGAAGAGTTCCTCGTgcaggaggaggacgaggaagaggaggaggaaaactgTGAAGATGCAAAGAAGGACAACAAGGAGCAATAA